In one window of Juglans regia cultivar Chandler chromosome 3, Walnut 2.0, whole genome shotgun sequence DNA:
- the LOC109011096 gene encoding uncharacterized protein LOC109011096: MTEPTPHVVGDHSFYNSSKGSYPRKAKGMSFFAFLLFTFVYISVFYIFNLSPSTLFNTTKFWFFITNTLILIIAADHYGGFSSSKEEQGDLYADEYMNMPSKVKTTVSSFVSLYPELFYKETNRPEIREDVVWHEKKIITQESDSFPESNIPHEVVTNTDHSEKHDHVHHDHEDWQEKRPHEVLTPKADHKIHSRTAYRRVKSEKARRVVIDESKNDIRWISTETAKREPNLEENDQFSTMSNEELNRRVEEFIQRFNRQIRLQATKKYSGKI, from the coding sequence ATGACCGAACCAACACCACATGTTGTGGGAGATCATTCATTCTATAACTCTTCCAAAGGATCATATCCTCGAAAAGCCAAGGGAATGTCCTTCTTTGCCTTTCTTCTCTTCACTTTTGTTTACATTTCTGTATTTTACATCTTCAATTTGTCTCCTTCCACTCTCTTCAACACCACCAAGTTTTGGTTCTTCATTACCAACACTCTCATCCTCATCATTGCTGCTGATCACTATGGTGGTTTCTCTTCATCCAAAGAGGAACAAGGTGATCTTTACGCGGACGAGTACATGAATATGCCTAGCAAAGTGAAAACTACTGTTTCATCCTTCGTTTCACTTTACCCggaacttttttataaagaaaccaATCGTCCAGAGATCAGAGAGGATGTCGTTtggcatgaaaagaaaataataactcAGGAAAGCGATTCGTTCCCAGAAAGTAATATTCCGCATGAGGTTGTGACCAATACAGATCATTCGGAAAAGCATGATCAtgttcatcatgatcatgaagaTTGGCAAGAAAAGAGGCCGCATGAGGTCCTTACTCCGAAAGCTGACCACAAGATTCATTCAAGAACGGCCTATCGTCGAGTTAAGTCCGAGAAAGCGAGACGGGTAGTGATTGACGAAAGCAAGAATGATATTCGATGGATCAGTACAGAGACTGCCAAACGTGAACCTAACCTCGAAGAAAATGATCAGTTTTCAACCATGTCCAATGAGGAACTGAACAGAAGAGTTGAAGAGTTTATTCAGAGATTTAATAGACAAATCCGGCTTCAAGCAACTAAAAAGTACTCtggcaaaatttaa